In Arthrobacter sp. MN05-02, one genomic interval encodes:
- a CDS encoding FAD-dependent oxidoreductase: MRSLWLDTAPHIPSDTLQDGASLDSVVVGAGLTGMTTALLLARAGHRVAILESRTAGAVTTGNTTAKLSLLQGTSMSTILKHHDAELARAYVVGNREGQSWLLRFCDDHGIGYETRDAVNYATTDTGARKLVSEHEACTEAGLGTELGNAATLPFPVRKTLRLKDQAQFHPLEVLAGLASEFRRHGGALIEGVRVEGVTKTGADGVELKTSAGAVTASNVVLATGIPILDRGGYFAVLQPMRSYCVALTVDDDVPEDMFLSADSPTRSLRTATVDGTKYLIVGGNGHKVGHSSNTQAKVDDLTRWAQEYFPTARPAYAWSAQDYTPAAAVPYVGKVPAGGGHIYAATGYNKWGMTNAVAASMALSGEILGGNMPWAETLYRTKVSSSDALQTVQANAVVGMDMVTGWLSGLAKTGESAPGEGEGRVIREGARPIGICTVDGVQHRVSAVCPHLRGILNWNDAERSWDCPLHGSRFTADGKLLEGPSTSDLADTRR; the protein is encoded by the coding sequence ATGAGATCGCTCTGGCTCGACACTGCGCCGCACATCCCCTCCGACACCCTGCAGGACGGCGCCTCCTTGGACTCCGTGGTGGTGGGAGCAGGACTGACGGGCATGACGACGGCGCTCCTCCTGGCGCGCGCGGGCCACCGGGTGGCGATCCTCGAGTCCCGGACCGCGGGAGCCGTGACCACGGGGAACACGACGGCGAAGCTCTCGCTCCTGCAGGGCACCAGCATGTCGACGATCCTCAAGCACCACGACGCCGAGCTGGCGCGCGCCTATGTCGTCGGCAACCGCGAGGGCCAGAGCTGGCTGCTGCGGTTCTGCGACGATCACGGCATCGGTTACGAGACGCGGGACGCCGTGAACTACGCGACCACCGATACGGGGGCGCGGAAGCTGGTGTCCGAGCACGAGGCGTGCACCGAGGCCGGGCTCGGTACCGAGCTGGGCAACGCGGCCACCCTCCCGTTCCCCGTGCGCAAGACGCTGCGGCTGAAGGACCAGGCGCAGTTCCACCCGCTGGAGGTCCTGGCGGGGCTGGCATCGGAGTTCCGGCGGCACGGCGGTGCGCTGATCGAGGGCGTCCGTGTCGAAGGAGTCACGAAGACGGGCGCTGACGGAGTGGAGCTGAAGACCAGCGCGGGTGCCGTGACGGCGTCGAACGTGGTCCTCGCCACCGGCATCCCCATCCTCGACCGTGGCGGCTATTTCGCCGTGCTGCAGCCGATGCGTTCCTACTGCGTGGCCCTGACGGTGGACGACGACGTCCCGGAGGACATGTTCCTCAGCGCCGACTCGCCCACCCGCTCCCTGCGGACCGCCACCGTGGACGGCACGAAGTACCTGATCGTCGGCGGCAACGGCCACAAGGTGGGCCACAGCTCGAACACGCAGGCCAAGGTGGACGACCTCACGCGCTGGGCGCAGGAGTACTTCCCGACGGCACGGCCCGCCTACGCCTGGTCCGCCCAGGACTACACCCCCGCCGCCGCCGTCCCCTACGTCGGCAAGGTGCCCGCCGGTGGTGGGCACATCTATGCGGCGACGGGCTACAACAAGTGGGGCATGACCAATGCCGTCGCGGCATCCATGGCCCTGTCCGGCGAGATCCTGGGCGGCAACATGCCCTGGGCCGAGACCCTCTACCGGACGAAGGTCAGCTCCTCCGACGCGCTCCAGACCGTGCAGGCGAACGCCGTGGTCGGCATGGACATGGTCACGGGCTGGCTGTCCGGCCTCGCGAAGACCGGGGAATCCGCTCCCGGCGAGGGCGAGGGCCGCGTCATCCGGGAGGGTGCGCGCCCCATCGGCATCTGCACGGTCGACGGCGTGCAGCACCGTGTCTCGGCCGTGTGCCCGCACCTGCGCGGAATCCTCAACTGGAACGACGCGGAACGGTCCTGGGACTGCCCGCTGCACGGATCCCGCTTCACGGCCGACGGGAAGCTGCTCGAAGGACCGTCGACGTCGGACCTCGCGGACACGCGGCGCTAG
- a CDS encoding sugar kinase, whose amino-acid sequence MAENLYTSPATGGGAGGTVEILQLLRSGLVLTKSEVAARTGLSRSTINQRIDALLDTRLVVPSGAESTKGRPAESFAFNRTGGHLLVADIGATGMRVGLCDLSGTILAEVELTVSVTEGPDIVLGLVGEEFAKLLAGAGALSDSVVGIGVSVPGPVDTASGQVVHPPIMTGWDQYDIPGWFSRGYDCPVVVDKDANAMAFGEQQVSHPDVRHLLMVKVGTGVGSGLISDGRLHRGADGAAGDIGHNYVSKPAYVQDEPECRCGNIGCLEAYAGGWALLRDLQALGVEAGSVDDAVRLLRSGNRDAVRLARNASQLLGEAIAVTVNLFNPQVVVIGGQLAAADDYLFAGIKSAVYRRSLPLATRRIQIVGATQGKQAGIIGLALLVAQSVFAELPLPTLRSTTPQKVAV is encoded by the coding sequence GTGGCCGAGAATCTGTACACATCACCGGCCACAGGTGGAGGAGCAGGCGGCACCGTGGAGATCCTGCAGCTCCTGCGCTCGGGACTCGTGCTCACGAAATCGGAAGTGGCTGCGCGCACGGGACTGTCTCGTTCGACCATCAACCAGCGCATCGATGCCCTCCTCGATACGCGACTCGTGGTCCCATCAGGAGCGGAATCCACCAAGGGCCGCCCCGCCGAGTCCTTTGCCTTCAACCGCACGGGCGGGCACCTACTGGTCGCCGACATCGGCGCAACCGGCATGCGGGTCGGGCTGTGCGACCTGTCGGGGACCATCCTCGCTGAAGTGGAACTGACCGTCTCCGTCACCGAGGGCCCCGACATCGTCCTGGGCCTGGTCGGAGAGGAGTTCGCGAAGCTGCTGGCCGGTGCCGGGGCCTTGTCCGACTCGGTGGTGGGCATCGGAGTCAGTGTGCCCGGGCCGGTTGACACAGCCTCCGGCCAGGTCGTGCATCCGCCGATCATGACCGGCTGGGACCAGTACGACATTCCCGGGTGGTTCAGCCGCGGTTACGACTGCCCCGTTGTCGTGGACAAGGACGCCAATGCCATGGCATTCGGAGAACAGCAGGTCTCCCACCCCGACGTCCGCCACCTCCTCATGGTGAAAGTAGGCACTGGAGTCGGTTCAGGCCTGATCTCCGACGGCCGACTCCACCGCGGAGCCGACGGGGCCGCAGGGGATATCGGCCACAACTACGTGTCAAAACCTGCCTACGTTCAGGACGAGCCCGAGTGCCGATGTGGCAACATCGGCTGCCTGGAGGCGTATGCGGGTGGCTGGGCGCTTCTGCGCGACCTCCAGGCACTCGGCGTCGAAGCCGGCTCGGTGGACGACGCCGTCCGGCTGCTGCGCAGCGGCAACCGGGACGCCGTCCGACTGGCCCGCAACGCCAGCCAGCTCCTGGGCGAGGCGATTGCCGTCACCGTCAACCTCTTCAATCCCCAGGTGGTTGTCATCGGCGGGCAACTCGCGGCGGCGGACGACTACCTCTTCGCCGGCATCAAGAGCGCTGTCTACCGCCGCTCACTCCCACTCGCCACTCGCAGGATCCAGATCGTCGGTGCCACACAGGGCAAGCAGGCCGGCATCATCGGACTCGCTCTCCTCGTCGCCCAGTCCGTCTTCGCCGAGCTTCCCTTACCTACCCTGCGCTCCACCACTCCGCAAAAGGTGGCCGTCTAG
- a CDS encoding LacI family transcriptional regulator → MPQLRNTLIVITATTVGALSLAGCSTTATTPAASEGGEAKTAAVIKGLDNPFFQSMEEGIKAADDSITVQAAQDITDTSGQADRLSSLAGQDFSCFIINPISGNNLLQGVAQLKASGKTVVNIDSPVDPEAAASANATPDTYIGTDNVSAGNLAGEHMASLISDGAKVGVIGGIAGDVTSGNRVTGFTEGLGGKGQVLETVSADWDRQVALTKAGDLLRANPDIAGFFVANDVMGLGVARAVADAGLTGEVSIISVDGVPEGLSGVESGELTATVAQYPYAIGEMGAQACAAAAAGDELPDNVEAPVALVTKDNVSDALAAAPAPFEDFDNPFAQ, encoded by the coding sequence ATGCCGCAGCTACGGAACACCTTGATCGTTATCACCGCCACCACTGTGGGGGCTCTTTCCCTTGCGGGGTGCAGCACCACCGCTACGACCCCCGCCGCGTCCGAGGGTGGGGAAGCGAAAACTGCTGCCGTCATCAAGGGCCTCGACAACCCGTTTTTCCAGTCGATGGAAGAGGGCATTAAGGCCGCGGATGATTCCATTACGGTCCAGGCCGCGCAGGACATCACCGATACGAGCGGCCAGGCTGACCGGCTTTCCTCACTGGCGGGTCAGGACTTCAGCTGCTTCATCATCAACCCGATCAGCGGCAACAACCTGCTGCAGGGAGTTGCGCAGCTGAAAGCCAGCGGCAAGACCGTCGTGAACATCGACAGCCCTGTCGATCCCGAAGCCGCAGCGTCCGCGAACGCCACCCCTGACACCTACATCGGCACGGACAACGTCTCCGCGGGCAACCTCGCCGGCGAGCACATGGCGAGCCTGATCAGCGACGGTGCCAAGGTGGGAGTGATCGGCGGCATCGCCGGCGATGTCACCAGCGGTAACCGTGTCACCGGGTTCACCGAAGGCCTCGGCGGCAAGGGTCAAGTCCTGGAAACCGTCTCGGCCGACTGGGACCGCCAGGTCGCCCTCACCAAGGCGGGGGACCTGCTGCGCGCCAACCCGGACATTGCCGGCTTCTTCGTAGCCAACGACGTCATGGGCTTGGGCGTGGCCCGCGCCGTCGCTGATGCTGGCCTCACCGGCGAGGTGTCCATCATCAGCGTCGACGGCGTCCCCGAAGGCCTCTCGGGCGTCGAATCGGGTGAGCTGACCGCGACCGTGGCCCAGTACCCCTACGCCATCGGCGAGATGGGAGCCCAGGCCTGCGCAGCAGCTGCTGCCGGCGACGAGCTCCCCGACAACGTCGAGGCCCCGGTGGCCCTGGTCACCAAGGACAACGTCTCCGACGCCCTCGCCGCCGCACCGGCACCGTTCGAAGATTTCGACAACCCGTTCGCCCAGTAG
- a CDS encoding ABC transporter permease, producing the protein MSSVPQTSTPPVGKTPPATSTRQNPSPSAPQGDHWYSNLRRIGFWADHAAIIGLVLLVIVFTALNPVFLTLGNVQSILVAASILMVLTVGQAFVILSDGIDLSIASTMTLGVIAFGIAFSQGAGLLISMLSAIVASTLIGVLNGILVAKGKITDFIVTLGALSVASGLALVLSDGKPISVFSVGLVNFSTHGLLIFGFPFIVAAVIAVLAHVLLFRTRFGTHLFATGGSKEAAQATGISTARIKIAVYTISGVLAGIAAIMLIARVGASEPAANTTFLLNSVAAVVLGGVSLTGGKGNIFGPIVGALLLTVLTNGLTLMNVSQFYQPLAVGIVVILAALLSRFQK; encoded by the coding sequence ATGTCCTCCGTTCCGCAAACATCCACGCCACCGGTAGGGAAGACACCGCCGGCAACCAGTACACGACAGAACCCGTCTCCGAGTGCGCCGCAGGGCGACCACTGGTACTCCAACCTGCGGCGTATCGGATTCTGGGCCGACCACGCGGCCATCATCGGCCTCGTGCTGCTCGTCATCGTCTTCACCGCATTGAACCCGGTCTTCCTGACCCTCGGGAATGTCCAATCGATCCTCGTCGCAGCGTCCATCCTGATGGTCCTGACCGTCGGTCAAGCCTTCGTAATCCTCAGCGACGGAATTGACCTCTCCATTGCGTCGACCATGACCCTCGGAGTGATCGCCTTCGGCATCGCCTTCTCCCAGGGAGCAGGACTGCTTATCAGCATGCTCTCGGCCATCGTCGCCAGCACGCTGATCGGAGTCCTCAACGGCATTCTCGTGGCCAAGGGGAAGATCACCGACTTCATCGTGACCCTCGGAGCCCTCTCCGTGGCATCCGGCCTCGCCCTCGTGCTGTCGGACGGGAAGCCGATCTCGGTTTTCAGTGTCGGGCTCGTCAACTTCTCCACCCACGGCCTGCTGATCTTCGGCTTCCCCTTCATCGTCGCCGCGGTGATCGCCGTTCTGGCCCATGTCCTGCTCTTCCGCACCCGCTTCGGAACGCACCTGTTCGCGACCGGCGGGTCGAAGGAGGCAGCACAGGCCACCGGCATCAGCACGGCACGCATCAAGATCGCGGTCTACACGATCTCCGGTGTCCTCGCCGGCATCGCGGCGATCATGCTCATCGCACGGGTCGGCGCCTCGGAACCGGCAGCGAACACCACGTTCCTGCTCAATTCCGTGGCCGCCGTCGTCCTCGGAGGCGTCAGCCTCACCGGAGGCAAGGGAAACATCTTCGGCCCCATCGTCGGGGCCCTGCTCCTGACCGTGCTCACCAACGGGCTCACCCTGATGAACGTGTCGCAGTTCTACCAGCCCCTGGCCGTCGGCATCGTCGTCATCCTCGCCGCCCTACTCTCGAGGTTCCAGAAATGA
- a CDS encoding sugar ABC transporter ATP-binding protein, whose product MTTTITQPIVDVRDVSLSFGNVKALQNVSLTLAPGEITAIVGDNGAGKSTLVRCISGIHRPQSGSIRFDGEETHFRSPEDAREKGIETVHQNLALVDDLTVWQNLFLNRELTRGIGPIRFLDRKAMREEADRMVSTLAVNVPAVKSKVRRLSGGQRQAVSICRAAGFSSKLVIMDEPTAALGVQETAKVEELILKLRDDGHPVLLISHNFSQVMRLSDQVWVMRAGRCVAGRRTTDTTGDEIVALITGSREQ is encoded by the coding sequence ATGACCACCACCATCACCCAGCCCATCGTCGACGTTCGCGACGTCTCCCTGTCCTTCGGCAACGTCAAAGCACTCCAGAACGTCAGCCTGACCCTCGCCCCGGGCGAGATCACCGCGATCGTCGGAGACAACGGCGCCGGGAAGTCCACGCTCGTCCGCTGCATCTCGGGTATCCACCGCCCCCAGTCCGGCTCCATCCGGTTCGACGGCGAGGAGACGCACTTCCGGAGCCCGGAAGACGCTCGGGAAAAAGGCATCGAGACCGTGCACCAGAACCTGGCGCTGGTCGATGACCTCACCGTCTGGCAGAACCTGTTCCTCAACCGCGAACTCACCCGCGGCATCGGGCCGATCCGCTTCCTCGACCGCAAAGCCATGCGCGAGGAAGCCGACCGCATGGTCTCCACCCTCGCCGTCAACGTGCCGGCCGTGAAGTCCAAGGTCCGGCGCCTGTCCGGCGGCCAGCGCCAGGCAGTATCCATCTGCCGCGCCGCAGGCTTCAGCTCCAAGCTCGTCATCATGGACGAACCCACAGCCGCCCTCGGCGTCCAGGAAACCGCAAAAGTGGAGGAACTGATCCTCAAACTCCGCGACGACGGACACCCTGTTCTCCTCATCAGCCACAACTTCAGCCAGGTCATGCGCCTCAGCGATCAGGTCTGGGTCATGCGCGCCGGACGCTGCGTGGCAGGCCGACGCACCACCGACACCACCGGCGATGAAATCGTCGCCCTCATCACCGGCTCCCGCGAGCAGTAA
- a CDS encoding epimerase yields MTPTNPLGVHALVWAGDTSRESVETVITRTAAAGYDLVEFSLHDSINLDVDHARQLLTDNNLGVVCSRGLAFDADVSSDDTATVDRGAKLLQDSLQITHELGGTHFTGALFSALGKYGAPMTAGGRDNVVKVLKELAAEAQSRSMTLGLEICNRYETNVINTARDALRLADDIGADNVLIHLDTYHMNIEENDLVTPVYEVGERLGYVHIGENHRGYLGSGHLDFTSFFHALAGINYTGPITFESFSSAVVARGLSNDLAVWRNLWTDSEDLAVHARTFMENQLHANQVNR; encoded by the coding sequence ATGACACCCACGAATCCCCTCGGAGTCCATGCCCTCGTCTGGGCAGGAGACACCTCCCGCGAATCCGTCGAAACCGTCATCACCCGCACAGCCGCCGCCGGCTACGACCTCGTCGAGTTCTCCCTGCACGATTCCATCAACCTCGACGTCGACCACGCCAGGCAGCTCCTCACCGACAACAACCTCGGCGTCGTCTGCTCACGCGGGCTCGCCTTCGACGCGGACGTCTCCAGCGATGACACCGCAACCGTCGACCGCGGAGCCAAACTCCTCCAAGACTCCCTGCAGATCACCCACGAACTCGGCGGCACCCACTTCACCGGCGCCCTCTTCAGCGCCCTCGGCAAGTACGGGGCGCCCATGACAGCCGGAGGCAGGGACAACGTCGTGAAGGTCCTCAAGGAACTCGCCGCCGAAGCACAGTCACGCTCCATGACCCTCGGACTGGAAATCTGCAACAGGTACGAAACCAACGTCATCAACACCGCCCGCGATGCCCTGCGCCTGGCCGACGACATCGGCGCGGACAACGTGCTGATCCACCTCGACACCTACCACATGAACATCGAGGAAAACGACCTCGTCACCCCGGTCTACGAGGTCGGCGAACGGCTCGGCTATGTCCACATCGGCGAAAACCACCGCGGGTACCTCGGCTCGGGCCACCTCGACTTCACCTCGTTCTTCCACGCCCTCGCAGGCATCAACTACACCGGCCCCATCACCTTCGAAAGCTTCTCCTCCGCCGTCGTCGCCCGGGGCCTGTCCAACGACCTCGCCGTGTGGCGGAACCTGTGGACCGACAGCGAAGACCTCGCGGTCCACGCACGCACTTTCATGGAGAACCAGCTGCACGCGAACCAGGTGAACCGGTGA
- a CDS encoding nucleoside/nucleotide kinase family protein → MTLEDLLQRITRLHKEHTGTVVIGVVGPPGAGKTTLVEQLIKRLNTEEEAPARQRYAHVPMDGYHLADVELTRLDRLDRKGAPNTFDALGYAALLQRLREPRNAVVYAPGFERTIEQPIAGAVPVYPSATTILTEGNYLLLDEPGWREVQEQCTEIWYCEQDDELRIERLIARHVRFGKTPAAAADWVDQVDEPNGRLIRTTRDRADLVIMLEEVATV, encoded by the coding sequence GTGACCCTGGAGGACCTCCTCCAGCGCATCACGCGCCTCCACAAGGAGCACACCGGTACGGTGGTCATCGGGGTGGTAGGCCCTCCAGGTGCCGGCAAAACCACCCTCGTCGAGCAACTCATCAAACGCCTCAACACGGAGGAGGAAGCACCCGCTCGTCAGCGATACGCACACGTGCCAATGGACGGATACCACCTTGCCGACGTCGAGTTGACCCGACTGGACAGGCTCGACAGGAAAGGCGCCCCCAACACCTTCGACGCCCTCGGGTACGCCGCGCTCCTGCAACGGCTACGCGAACCGCGTAACGCAGTCGTCTACGCGCCAGGGTTTGAACGGACCATCGAGCAACCCATCGCAGGAGCCGTCCCGGTTTATCCATCAGCGACCACAATCCTCACCGAGGGTAACTACCTCCTGCTGGACGAGCCGGGCTGGCGCGAGGTTCAGGAGCAGTGCACGGAAATCTGGTACTGCGAGCAGGACGACGAGCTCCGGATCGAACGCCTGATCGCCCGACACGTGCGCTTCGGGAAAACCCCTGCCGCCGCCGCCGACTGGGTGGATCAGGTCGACGAGCCAAACGGACGACTCATCCGCACCACTAGAGACCGAGCGGACCTCGTCATCATGCTAGAAGAAGTCGCCACCGTCTAA
- a CDS encoding hypothetical protein (possible pseudo due to frameshift), with the protein MHLEVDGDDFYSDLLFSHVEQLRYVVIELKTGKFQPEYAVELKFYVALVDGKRRHEVHNDTVGILICGSSNDHTVRYALSRSESLMAVSTYTYENLFAAEQRLVSGADELTAAFDQIALGGAG; encoded by the coding sequence GTGCACCTGGAGGTCGACGGCGACGATTTCTACAGCGACCTGTTGTTCTCCCACGTCGAGCAACTGCGCTACGTCGTCATCGAGCTCAAAACCGGAAAGTTCCAGCCTGAATATGCCGTGGAACTGAAGTTCTACGTCGCCCTGGTCGACGGCAAGCGTCGCCATGAAGTCCATAACGACACGGTCGGGATCCTGATCTGCGGCAGCAGCAACGATCACACCGTCCGCTACGCCCTCAGCCGCTCCGAGTCGCTGATGGCCGTGTCCACCTACACGTATGAGAATTTATTCGCCGCGGAACAACGCCTCGTATCGGGCGCCGATGAGCTGACCGCGGCCTTCGACCAGATCGCATTGGGTGGCGCGGGATAG
- a CDS encoding amidase family protein produces MFDVVEATIADLRNALITGRTTSEELVTAYLRRIEAYDHGGIRLNSLVVMNPDALHEARASDARRTRGATLGPLDGIPYTAKDSYKVTGLTVAAGSPAFKELVAQQDAFTIERLRAGGAVLIGLTNMPPMANGGMQRGVYGRAESPYNADYLTAAFASGSSNGSGTATAASFAAFGLAEETWSSGRAPASNNGLCAYTPSRGIISVRGNWPLVPTMDVVVPHTRTMADMLEVLDVIVADDPETRGDFWRRQPWIAIPPTSKLRPDSYIELSPKTPDHARQVLVGKRFGVPRMYINADPEAGTAPSPGIGGPTGQRIATRDSIIALWQQAAADLEQAGAEVIEVDFPVVSNYEGDRPGAPTLSTRGLVSPDYLHHEITDLSAWAWHDFLQANNDPHCASLADVDGNQIFPVPDGALDRYSGFDDDIAEYPEHIRRNPTLDLTGIPHLEEGLHGLEQTRRVDLEQWMDKLGLDAVVFPAAADIGPSDSDRNPESADIAWRNGVWVSNGNLVPRHLGIPTVTVPMGIAADLQMPVGLTFAGPAYSDTELLRISTAFEATSEPRRNAPSRTPPLTALQTNKQNDIR; encoded by the coding sequence ATGTTCGATGTTGTCGAGGCGACCATCGCCGATCTCAGGAACGCGCTCATCACCGGCAGGACGACAAGCGAGGAACTCGTTACCGCCTACCTTCGCCGGATCGAGGCATACGACCACGGGGGCATTCGGCTGAACTCCCTTGTCGTCATGAATCCCGACGCCCTGCACGAAGCACGCGCCTCCGACGCGCGCAGGACGCGTGGGGCCACCCTTGGTCCGCTCGACGGCATCCCCTACACCGCAAAAGACAGCTATAAGGTCACAGGGCTCACCGTGGCCGCCGGCTCCCCCGCGTTCAAGGAACTGGTGGCACAGCAGGACGCCTTCACCATTGAACGGCTCCGCGCCGGTGGGGCCGTCCTCATCGGGCTGACGAACATGCCACCGATGGCCAACGGCGGCATGCAGCGCGGCGTCTACGGGCGCGCCGAAAGCCCCTACAACGCCGACTATCTCACCGCCGCGTTCGCATCCGGATCCTCCAACGGGTCCGGAACTGCTACCGCCGCAAGCTTCGCCGCCTTTGGGCTGGCGGAAGAGACCTGGTCCTCCGGGCGTGCCCCTGCGTCGAACAACGGGTTGTGCGCGTACACCCCCTCCCGCGGCATCATCTCCGTGCGCGGAAACTGGCCCCTGGTTCCGACCATGGACGTCGTCGTCCCTCACACTCGCACAATGGCGGACATGCTCGAAGTCCTCGACGTCATCGTCGCCGACGACCCCGAAACGCGCGGCGACTTCTGGCGTAGGCAGCCCTGGATTGCCATACCCCCCACCTCCAAGCTGCGCCCCGACAGCTATATCGAGCTCAGTCCGAAAACTCCGGACCACGCACGGCAGGTTCTCGTCGGCAAACGATTCGGCGTCCCGCGTATGTACATCAACGCCGACCCCGAAGCCGGCACCGCGCCCTCCCCCGGCATCGGAGGACCAACAGGTCAGCGCATCGCGACACGAGACTCGATCATTGCCCTATGGCAGCAGGCGGCCGCCGACCTCGAGCAGGCAGGCGCCGAGGTCATCGAGGTCGACTTCCCAGTCGTCTCCAACTACGAAGGCGACCGCCCCGGTGCTCCAACGCTCAGCACCAGAGGGCTCGTAAGCCCGGACTACCTGCACCACGAAATCACTGACCTCTCAGCATGGGCCTGGCACGACTTTCTTCAGGCCAACAACGACCCGCACTGCGCGTCTCTCGCCGACGTCGACGGAAATCAGATCTTCCCCGTGCCCGACGGCGCGCTCGACCGCTACTCAGGCTTCGACGACGACATCGCCGAGTACCCCGAACACATCCGTCGAAACCCAACTCTCGATCTGACCGGCATCCCTCACCTCGAGGAAGGACTACACGGTCTCGAGCAGACGAGGCGCGTCGACCTCGAACAATGGATGGACAAGCTCGGTCTGGACGCCGTCGTTTTCCCGGCAGCTGCAGACATCGGGCCCTCGGACAGCGACCGGAATCCCGAGTCTGCGGACATCGCCTGGCGCAACGGCGTGTGGGTTTCTAACGGGAACCTCGTACCACGACACCTCGGCATACCAACAGTCACCGTGCCTATGGGCATCGCAGCGGACCTGCAAATGCCAGTCGGGCTCACCTTCGCCGGCCCTGCCTACAGCGACACCGAACTACTGCGCATTAGCACCGCGTTTGAAGCGACAAGCGAGCCGCGACGCAATGCCCCTTCCCGCACCCCACCCTTGACCGCCCTACAAACGAACAAGCAGAACGACATCCGATAA
- the aguA gene encoding putative agmatine deiminase: MNFPETAVPGTATDQATDATTDPAKDRSGVPGGTTMPAEWAPHERTWMAFPPSNDTFGLPGSDTLARARTAWVRVAHTIARHEPVTVIADPVDLDTARTMLGPGIAVHPVPLDDAWLRDSGPTFIHSGDGSVQAVDWIFNGWGGQSWAAWGQDEQVGRKVTDLADVPTISSPLVNEGGGFHVDGRGSVLLTETVQLDPGRNPSATKASVEAEVHARLGTHHAIWLPRGLSRDYEEFGTRGHVDIVASFTAAGTVLLHRQDNPDHPDHTVTRLLRSTLEAAVDAEGRALTIVDVPAPTVIREEDEFVDWSYINHYVANGVVVLCAFDDPNDAVAQRILQEAYPDRTVELVDARDIFAFGGGIHCITQQQPAPHMVTVP, translated from the coding sequence ATGAACTTTCCAGAGACCGCTGTGCCCGGCACGGCGACCGATCAGGCAACAGACGCGACAACCGACCCAGCGAAAGATCGGTCTGGGGTACCGGGCGGGACGACCATGCCCGCCGAGTGGGCACCTCACGAGCGCACCTGGATGGCCTTTCCGCCCTCCAATGACACCTTCGGGCTGCCTGGCAGTGACACTCTGGCCCGCGCCCGCACAGCCTGGGTCCGGGTCGCCCACACCATCGCCCGTCATGAGCCGGTCACGGTCATTGCTGACCCGGTAGACCTCGATACCGCCCGGACCATGCTGGGACCGGGCATCGCCGTTCATCCCGTACCACTTGATGATGCCTGGCTCCGGGACTCGGGCCCGACCTTCATCCACAGTGGGGACGGGTCGGTGCAGGCCGTCGACTGGATCTTCAATGGCTGGGGCGGCCAGTCCTGGGCTGCGTGGGGCCAGGACGAACAGGTCGGCCGGAAAGTCACCGACCTGGCAGATGTCCCGACGATCAGCAGCCCGCTCGTCAACGAAGGCGGGGGCTTCCACGTCGACGGACGCGGTTCCGTGCTGCTCACCGAGACAGTGCAATTGGACCCCGGACGGAATCCCTCCGCCACTAAAGCTTCCGTGGAAGCAGAAGTACACGCTCGACTCGGAACACATCACGCGATCTGGCTCCCGCGGGGACTCAGCCGTGACTACGAGGAATTCGGGACGCGCGGGCACGTCGACATCGTCGCCTCCTTCACCGCGGCCGGCACGGTTCTCCTTCACCGCCAGGACAACCCCGACCACCCCGACCACACCGTCACCCGGCTTCTGCGCTCCACACTCGAGGCAGCTGTCGACGCGGAGGGACGGGCACTGACGATCGTCGATGTACCGGCCCCTACCGTCATCAGAGAAGAGGACGAGTTCGTCGACTGGTCCTACATCAACCACTATGTCGCCAACGGTGTCGTCGTCCTCTGCGCCTTCGACGACCCCAACGATGCCGTTGCACAGCGGATCCTGCAGGAGGCCTACCCTGATCGCACGGTTGAACTGGTCGACGCACGCGACATCTTCGCCTTCGGCGGGGGTATTCACTGCATCACGCAGCAGCAGCCCGCCCCCCACATGGTCACGGTGCCTTGA